The bacterium genome contains a region encoding:
- a CDS encoding type II toxin-antitoxin system mRNA interferase toxin, RelE/StbE family — MNLKKHNIIVSERAERDLLRVPARVQRKLLAWIDVVKAEGLESVRRIFGYHDEPLKGRRFGQRSIRLNKAYRAIYEIEEQGSVRIIEIKEVTKHDY; from the coding sequence ATGAATTTGAAAAAGCATAACATTATAGTTTCGGAACGAGCCGAAAGAGATCTGCTTCGAGTTCCCGCAAGGGTTCAAAGGAAACTGCTCGCATGGATCGATGTGGTTAAGGCGGAAGGGTTGGAGTCCGTAAGACGAATTTTTGGCTACCACGACGAACCCTTGAAGGGGCGTCGGTTCGGTCAAAGATCGATTCGTCTAAATAAGGCGTATCGCGCTATTTATGAAATCGAAGAGCAAGGTTCAGTCAGGATCATCGAAATTAAAGAGGTCACCAAGCATGACTATTAG